A part of Rattus norvegicus strain BN/NHsdMcwi chromosome 4, GRCr8, whole genome shotgun sequence genomic DNA contains:
- the Mterf1 gene encoding transcription termination factor 1, mitochondrial isoform X1, with translation MASRNIWRVRRNFLFDLRGWVPQYSAEVFLKSISFRPFSVECNSKDGENGDLLNNLLTMGVDVDMARRRQPGVFNRAVTNEQELKMFLLSKGASDKVIGSIISRYPRAITRTPESLSKRWDLWREIMASDLEIVNILERSPESFFRSNNNLNLENNIKFLCSVGLTHKCLCRLLTSAPRTFSNSLNLNKQMVEFLQETGISLGHNNPTDFVRKIISKNPSILIQSTKRVKTNIEFLQSTFNLDKEDLLLLICGPGARILDLSNDCTKRNYTNIKKRLLSLGCTEEEVQKFVLSYLNMIFLSEKKFNDKIDCLLEEKISTSQILENPRVLDSSIHTLKTRIRELAHAGYDVSTSSIALLSWSQRRYEAKLKRLSG, from the coding sequence ATGGCATCAAGAAACATCTGGCGTGTGAGAAGGAACTTCCTCTTTGATTTAAGAGGTTGGGTGCCCCAATATTCAGCAGAAGTTTTCCTCAAGTCGATTTCATTCAGGCCTTTTAGTGTGGAATGTAACAGTAAAGACGGGGAGAATGGGGACCTACTCAACAACTTACTCACCATGGGAGTTGATGTCGACATGGCAAGGAGACGACAGCCTGGAGTTTTTAACAGGGCTGTCACGAATGAGCAGGAGCTGAAGATGTTCCTTCTGTCCAAAGGAGCAAGTGACAAAGTGATTGGTAGCATCATATCAAGATATCCACGAGCCATAACACGCACTCCTGAAAGTCTTTCAAAACGGTGGGATCTGTGGAGAGAGATTATGGCATCAGACCTTGAAATTGTAAATATTTTGGAGCGTTCTCCTGAATCCTTCTTTCGGTCTAATAACAACCTAAACTTAGAGAATAACATAAAGTTCCTCTGCTCTGTTGGGTTGACTCATAAGTGCCTCTGCCGACTGTTGACCAGTGCTCCCAGGACCTTCTCCAACAGTCTGAATTTGAATAAACAAATGGTTGAATTTTTGCAGGAGACCGGTATATCCTTAGGTCACAATAATCCCACAGATTTTGTCAGGAAGATAATTTCTAAAAATCCTTCCATCTTAATTCAGAGCACCAAACGTGTGAAAACTAACATTGAATTTTTACAGTCAACTTTCAACTTAGACAAAGAGGACCTGCTGCTTCTGATATGTGGTCCAGGAGCTAGAATCTTAGACCTTTCCAACGACTGTACCAAAAGAAACTACACAAACATCAAAAAGAGGCTGCTCTCTCTCGGATGCACTGAGGAGGAGGTACAGAAGTTTGTCCTAAGCTATCTGAATATGATCTTCTTGTCAGAGAAAAAGTTCAATGATAAAATAGACTGCCTCCTAGAAGAGAAAATCAGTACTTCACAAATACTTGAAAATCCAAGGGTATTAGACTCGAgcatacatactttaaaaactcGCATCAGAGAGTTGGCACATGCTGGATATGACGTGAGCACCTCAAGCATTGCTCTGCTGTCCTGGAGTCAGAGACGATATGAAGCTAAACTGAAGAGATTAAGTGGGTAG
- the Mterf1 gene encoding transcription termination factor 1, mitochondrial precursor (The RefSeq protein has 2 substitutions compared to this genomic sequence) yields MASRNIWRVRRNFLFDLRGWVPQYSAEVFLKSIPFRPFSVECNSKDGENGDLLNNLLTMGVDVDMARRRQPGVFNKAVTNEQELKMFLLSKGASDKVIGSIISRYPRAITRTPESLSKRWDLWREIMASDLEIVNILERSPESFFRSNNNLNLENNIKFLCSVGLTHKCLCRLLTSAPRTFSNSLNLNKQMVEFLQETGISLGHNNPTDFVRKIISKNPSILIQSTKRVKTNIEFLQSTFNLDKEDLLLLICGPGARILDLSNDCTKRNYTNIKKRLLSLGCTEEEVQKFVLSYLNMIFLSEKKFNDKIDCLLEEKISTSQILENPRVLDSSIHTLKTRIRELAHAGYDVSTSSIALLSWSQRRYEAKLKRLSG; encoded by the coding sequence ATGGCATCAAGAAACATCTGGCGTGTGAGAAGGAACTTCCTCTTTGATTTAAGAGGTTGGGTGCCCCAATATTCAGCAGAAGTTTTCCTCAAGTCGATTTCATTCAGGCCTTTTAGTGTGGAATGTAACAGTAAAGACGGGGAGAATGGGGACCTACTCAACAACTTACTCACCATGGGAGTTGATGTCGACATGGCAAGGAGACGACAGCCTGGAGTTTTTAACAGGGCTGTCACGAATGAGCAGGAGCTGAAGATGTTCCTTCTGTCCAAAGGAGCAAGTGACAAAGTGATTGGTAGCATCATATCAAGATATCCACGAGCCATAACACGCACTCCTGAAAGTCTTTCAAAACGGTGGGATCTGTGGAGAGAGATTATGGCATCAGACCTTGAAATTGTAAATATTTTGGAGCGTTCTCCTGAATCCTTCTTTCGGTCTAATAACAACCTAAACTTAGAGAATAACATAAAGTTCCTCTGCTCTGTTGGGTTGACTCATAAGTGCCTCTGCCGACTGTTGACCAGTGCTCCCAGGACCTTCTCCAACAGTCTGAATTTGAATAAACAAATGGTTGAATTTTTGCAGGAGACCGGTATATCCTTAGGTCACAATAATCCCACAGATTTTGTCAGGAAGATAATTTCTAAAAATCCTTCCATCTTAATTCAGAGCACCAAACGTGTGAAAACTAACATTGAATTTTTACAGTCAACTTTCAACTTAGACAAAGAGGACCTGCTGCTTCTGATATGTGGTCCAGGAGCTAGAATCTTAGACCTTTCCAACGACTGTACCAAAAGAAACTACACAAACATCAAAAAGAGGCTGCTCTCTCTCGGATGCACTGAGGAGGAGGTACAGAAGTTTGTCCTAAGCTATCTGAATATGATCTTCTTGTCAGAGAAAAAGTTCAATGATAAAATAGACTGCCTCCTAGAAGAGAAAATCAGTACTTCACAAATACTTGAAAATCCAAGGGTATTAGACTCGAgcatacatactttaaaaactcGCATCAGAGAGTTGGCACATGCTGGATATGACGTGAGCACCTCAAGCATTGCTCTGCTGTCCTGGAGTCAGAGACGATATGAAGCTAAACTGAAGAGATTAAGTGGGTAG